The following are from one region of the Chanos chanos chromosome 10, fChaCha1.1, whole genome shotgun sequence genome:
- the vgll3 gene encoding transcription cofactor vestigial-like protein 3 yields MSCLDVMYHQSYGAHHYLPATSAAAAAAYKAAYYHHQQQQQKRFSIYSRIQDNMELPIHSNQNKQAQKHRSLPELRREEGQGGGEEVRGKEVQPAEAEYLSSRCVLFTYFQGDIEDVVDEHFSRALSQPSAFTNETKSNRLSSSTPWKDGSSLSDGQCASLSSTFWGSSYPSQSSVHPDFPATAAFHPADSGIWTGHSLPQSSLPPPAALADSWHYGLSAQSGAGYPHVHEMYPHMHPRNSHPHTHHVLHHAHNPALDPRFSPLLLPSVRASCSPAPHSEGVKSELEPSNTSASNWTASFHGSVDIYDTVLEQEKAKASIWF; encoded by the exons CGGCGGCAGCAGCAGCCTACAAAGCGGCATATTATCATcatcagcaacagcagcag aagAGGTTCAGTATCTACAGCAGAATACAGGACAATATGGAGCTCCCTATTCATAGTAACCAGAACAAACAGGCTCAAAAGCACCGCTCGCTCCCCGAACTTCGGAGAGAGGAGGGacagggaggtggggaggaggtGCGTGGGAAGGAGGTGCAGCCTGCCGAAGCAGAGTACCTGAGCTCCAGGTGTGTCCTCTTCACTTACTTCCAGGGGGACATCGAAGACGTGGTGGATGAACACTTTTCCCGTGCCCTCAGTCAGCCCAGCGCGTTCACTAATGAGACTAAGAGCAACAGACTGTCATCCAGTACACCGTGGAAAG atggAAGCTCTCtttctgatggtcagtgtgcaTCTTTATCCTCCACTTTCTGGGGCAGCAGTTACCCATCTCAGAGCTCCGTTCACCCTGACTTCCCCGCTACTGCTGCCTTTCACCCAGCAGACTCTGGTATTTGGACTGGGCACAGTCTCCCCCAATCCAGCTTGCCCCCTCCAGCCGCCCTCGCTGACTCCTGGCATTACGGCCTGAGTGCCCAGAGTGGCGCTGGCTATCCCCACGTGCATGAGATGTACCCCCACATGCACCCACGAAATAGCCACCCCCATACCCACCATGTGCTCCATCATGCCCACAACCCAGCCCTGGACCCCCGTTTCAGCCCCCTGCTGCTGCCCAGCGTGAGAGCGTCCTGCAGCCCTGCCCCCCATTCTGAGGGAGTAAAGAGTGAGCTAGAGCCCAGCAACACCTCAGCATCTAACTGGACAGCCTCTTTCCATGGGTCTGTGGATATTTATGATACAG TGCTGGAGCAAGAAAAAGCCAAGGCATCCATCTGGTTCTGA